Proteins from a single region of Streptomyces sp. Tu 3180:
- a CDS encoding DNA cytosine methyltransferase has protein sequence MSHIKNAPPSPAGFRIVDLFAGPGGLDVAADVLGHQVTGIEWDPEACKTRCVAGLDTFQGDVREFRAIFFPHAQVLTGGPPCQTFTVAGHGAGRRALDDVLKYIAQLHDAVRVENQNWKEIFRTWHRISEELRHKERKAEKVKARKREVEDIRATKRRAIRKRLVHLGNSDDAAKNILKGLKDPQKLEFQDYELKGLLKELSDLNDELAKLKDELEELGDERTGLVLQPLWWVIERSKRPGSTPYEAVILEQVPTVMRVWEEYAKVLATLGYKTRTQLMHTEAFGVPQTRRRAVLMARFDPTAIANKIHPGHLPEVPESHMRYQPRAEQADTLFSGASEEDGTRSPKDNWVSMGKALEKAKEVADRLKLNPPPELHDRPDFTVVSNYGTGGDPKLRGRRDHDTPAATVTGKVSRNRVVRKDSGEYLARFSSAEAGVLQTFPVAYPWSGNDVPQQIGNAVPPRLALHVLRHVLEPELNDEKARDRLDQVTAALEDWKPKKPVAARERKDWKEHPLAGR, from the coding sequence ATGAGCCACATCAAAAACGCACCTCCCTCACCTGCGGGTTTCCGCATCGTGGATCTCTTCGCAGGTCCGGGTGGGTTGGATGTGGCAGCAGACGTTCTGGGGCACCAGGTGACCGGCATCGAATGGGACCCAGAAGCATGCAAGACCCGCTGCGTGGCAGGGCTGGACACCTTCCAAGGCGATGTCCGTGAATTTCGTGCGATCTTCTTCCCGCACGCCCAAGTGCTGACTGGCGGACCTCCTTGCCAGACTTTCACCGTCGCCGGGCACGGCGCCGGCCGCAGGGCGTTGGACGATGTACTGAAATACATCGCGCAATTGCATGATGCCGTGCGCGTCGAGAACCAGAACTGGAAAGAAATCTTCCGAACCTGGCACAGGATCTCCGAAGAACTTCGACACAAGGAACGCAAAGCTGAAAAGGTCAAGGCCCGCAAGCGCGAGGTCGAGGACATCAGAGCCACGAAACGCAGAGCCATAAGGAAACGGCTGGTTCACCTCGGAAACTCGGACGACGCGGCCAAGAACATCCTGAAAGGACTCAAGGACCCGCAGAAGCTCGAGTTCCAGGATTACGAACTCAAGGGATTGCTGAAGGAACTCAGCGACCTGAACGACGAGCTCGCCAAGTTGAAGGACGAACTCGAGGAGTTGGGTGACGAGCGGACGGGATTGGTCCTGCAACCCCTCTGGTGGGTGATCGAGCGGAGCAAGCGCCCCGGCTCGACGCCCTACGAAGCCGTCATCCTGGAACAGGTTCCCACGGTGATGCGCGTGTGGGAGGAGTACGCCAAGGTACTCGCCACCCTCGGCTACAAGACCAGGACACAGCTGATGCACACCGAAGCCTTCGGCGTTCCGCAGACCCGACGGCGCGCTGTGCTGATGGCTCGTTTCGATCCGACCGCCATCGCGAACAAGATCCACCCCGGCCACCTGCCAGAAGTGCCCGAAAGCCACATGCGCTACCAGCCGAGAGCCGAGCAGGCGGACACCCTCTTCTCGGGCGCATCGGAGGAGGACGGAACAAGAAGCCCGAAAGATAACTGGGTGTCCATGGGAAAAGCTCTTGAGAAGGCAAAAGAAGTCGCGGACCGCCTGAAGCTGAATCCGCCTCCGGAGCTTCACGACCGCCCTGATTTCACCGTCGTCTCGAACTACGGGACCGGTGGTGACCCCAAGTTGCGCGGCCGACGCGATCACGACACCCCTGCCGCCACGGTCACCGGCAAAGTCTCACGGAACCGTGTGGTCCGGAAGGACAGCGGCGAATACCTCGCTCGCTTCAGCTCTGCCGAGGCAGGGGTGCTGCAGACCTTCCCCGTCGCATACCCCTGGTCCGGCAACGACGTACCGCAGCAGATCGGCAATGCCGTACCACCGAGGCTTGCCCTGCACGTGCTTCGACATGTGCTCGAACCCGAACTGAACGACGAAAAAGCCCGGGACAGGCTGGATCAGGTCACAGCGGCCCTTGAGGATTGGAAACCCAAGAAGCCGGTGGCGGCCCGCGAACGCAAGGACTGGAAAGAGCACCCGCTCGCGGGGCGCTGA
- a CDS encoding DUF6339 family protein — MTEKPEHLPEYLSRLADEDAARFITDGVLAGKDSVPAIALNQAAEPLPESPRMRLRAIRDLIDDAMYIYRDDRPTQADAWLAPRLHAILRLTRAEAADPGLWNYLALGVAPDFVVWRHLSETKKTVNARYFKGPYHKQAFARLWWSAELFRNGSDYEPVVIACGNQDMLNTVLRLDVIDHRPTAQALVRLLKREVVRTGRDATAIGKAVNTAAATLMYDVIAPDTGRDAGAVQRWIDEGDEGLTVHHRPLPVGPAEEPAPEDSVARLTEYFADLFADAPVRGKDKGEETPDED; from the coding sequence GTGACCGAGAAGCCTGAGCATCTTCCCGAGTACTTGTCCCGACTCGCCGACGAGGACGCGGCACGGTTCATCACGGACGGAGTGCTGGCCGGAAAGGACAGCGTTCCCGCGATCGCCCTCAACCAGGCTGCCGAGCCTCTTCCCGAGAGTCCGCGGATGCGGCTTCGTGCGATCCGGGACCTGATCGACGACGCGATGTACATCTACCGGGACGACAGGCCCACGCAGGCGGACGCCTGGCTCGCGCCACGTCTGCACGCGATCCTTCGCCTGACGCGTGCGGAGGCCGCGGACCCCGGGTTGTGGAACTACCTGGCACTCGGCGTCGCCCCCGACTTCGTGGTCTGGCGGCACCTGTCCGAAACCAAGAAGACCGTCAACGCCCGGTACTTCAAGGGGCCCTACCACAAGCAGGCCTTCGCCCGACTCTGGTGGTCGGCCGAACTCTTCCGGAACGGATCCGACTACGAGCCGGTCGTCATTGCCTGCGGTAACCAGGACATGTTGAACACGGTGCTGAGGTTGGACGTCATCGATCATCGACCCACGGCGCAGGCGCTGGTCCGGCTGTTGAAGCGGGAGGTCGTACGGACGGGCCGTGATGCGACCGCCATAGGGAAGGCCGTCAACACGGCGGCCGCGACCCTGATGTACGACGTGATCGCGCCGGACACGGGGCGGGACGCCGGGGCCGTGCAGAGGTGGATCGACGAGGGTGACGAGGGCCTCACCGTGCATCACCGTCCCCTGCCCGTGGGGCCCGCCGAGGAGCCGGCTCCCGAGGACTCGGTGGCGCGTCTGACGGAGTACTTCGCGGATCTGTTCGCGGATGCGCCTGTGCGAGGGAAGGACAAGGGCGAGGAGACCCCGGACGAGGACTGA
- a CDS encoding helix-turn-helix transcriptional regulator yields the protein MEAGEDFGPWLARQLKLADMTQTELAQAVDVTRAAVSAWITGRAAPRPETIERIARALNTDLATVHTRTTDTQAGLPIGWYHRPGHADGGRELGNAAAFAFDADVEVLARETCQNSLDERITANGQPVRVRYTLHELTGERLARFREAIQWDDLFPHYETAAAQEQKVGRVIDAGLRDMYEHDRLVLLRVDDYNAAGLTGDDYGDGRFAAVVRRQLDSHKSGSSAGGSYGLGKATLWATSRLGLVLMNSTLSEPHEGRTERRLIGRLDLPWRQVHGKPWAGPAWLGRPDPDSPGAAVARSWWADEETVESLYLERESGEPGTSFLIVGAHDVASLADDSHALDGDEGEDDDSIQRMHHRLVRALGKNFWAAMTGGGDQLPLLEASVRTLRNGEVVLPEERVDPTITQPSRTRALKAFLDGTTVEKLTESGQVAMTTVPLNLPVRGGGRASQGEHRAVLLVTDAEDADGKPNRVAGMRGNRMTVRDAAVPGLPLSVNPFQAVLLVGEAAGPQAPFATEAEEFLRAAEPPEHNKWGQTEELTLTYSPSAYRRIASLTRDTNAAIKELVVRPKKKPKTGGGRLATKLTVGTGTKKRRLTAATLPVLEELDAQVLDGGAWQVIGEVRIPAGGHAWRLVPVAKFDVRSGPRPTIAWAELVGVDNCQVVDGTLRFTDGARSATFRGVTDPTTHAVRTSLSGLVVELRTGEGESRA from the coding sequence GTGGAAGCAGGCGAGGACTTCGGTCCATGGCTGGCGCGGCAGTTGAAGCTCGCCGACATGACGCAGACCGAGCTGGCCCAGGCCGTGGACGTGACGCGCGCCGCGGTCTCGGCGTGGATCACCGGGCGTGCCGCCCCTCGACCGGAGACAATCGAACGAATCGCTCGGGCCTTGAACACCGATCTGGCGACGGTGCACACCCGCACCACCGACACTCAGGCCGGCCTTCCCATCGGTTGGTACCACCGTCCCGGACACGCGGACGGCGGACGTGAGTTGGGCAATGCCGCTGCCTTCGCCTTCGACGCCGACGTGGAGGTACTGGCTCGAGAGACCTGCCAGAACAGCCTCGACGAGCGCATCACGGCCAACGGACAGCCCGTGCGTGTGCGTTACACCCTGCACGAGCTCACCGGCGAGAGGCTTGCGAGGTTCCGAGAGGCCATCCAATGGGACGATCTCTTCCCGCACTACGAGACCGCCGCTGCCCAGGAACAGAAGGTGGGCCGGGTCATCGACGCGGGCCTGCGAGACATGTACGAACACGACCGCCTCGTGCTGCTGCGGGTGGACGACTACAACGCCGCCGGCCTGACCGGTGACGACTACGGTGACGGTCGCTTCGCGGCGGTGGTGCGGCGCCAGCTCGACAGTCACAAGTCCGGTAGTTCGGCGGGCGGCTCGTACGGTCTGGGCAAGGCCACCCTCTGGGCCACCAGTCGACTCGGTCTCGTACTCATGAACTCCACCCTGTCCGAACCGCATGAGGGCCGCACCGAGCGCCGCCTTATCGGGCGTCTCGATCTGCCCTGGCGGCAGGTGCACGGTAAGCCGTGGGCAGGGCCGGCCTGGCTGGGGCGGCCCGACCCCGACTCGCCGGGAGCTGCCGTGGCACGCTCGTGGTGGGCTGACGAGGAGACTGTCGAATCCCTGTACCTGGAGCGGGAGAGCGGTGAGCCCGGGACGTCGTTCCTGATCGTGGGAGCCCACGACGTGGCGAGCCTCGCGGACGACAGCCACGCACTCGATGGTGACGAGGGCGAGGACGACGACAGCATCCAGCGGATGCATCACCGGCTCGTGCGGGCCCTGGGCAAGAATTTCTGGGCTGCGATGACGGGTGGTGGTGACCAACTGCCGCTACTGGAGGCCTCCGTGCGCACCCTGCGCAACGGTGAGGTGGTCCTCCCTGAGGAACGCGTGGATCCCACGATCACCCAACCGTCCCGTACACGCGCTCTGAAGGCGTTCCTCGACGGCACAACCGTGGAGAAACTCACGGAGTCCGGGCAGGTCGCCATGACCACCGTCCCCCTCAACCTGCCCGTGCGGGGCGGCGGACGGGCCTCTCAGGGAGAGCATCGCGCCGTGCTCCTGGTGACGGATGCCGAGGACGCGGACGGCAAGCCCAATCGTGTCGCGGGGATGCGTGGCAACCGCATGACAGTGCGGGACGCTGCCGTCCCCGGCCTGCCGCTGTCGGTCAATCCCTTCCAGGCCGTTCTGTTGGTCGGTGAGGCTGCAGGCCCACAGGCACCGTTCGCCACCGAGGCGGAGGAGTTCCTGCGCGCTGCCGAACCCCCGGAGCACAACAAGTGGGGGCAGACCGAGGAACTGACACTCACCTACTCACCCTCGGCGTACCGGCGGATCGCCTCCCTCACCCGGGACACCAACGCGGCGATCAAGGAGCTGGTGGTCCGCCCCAAGAAGAAGCCCAAGACCGGGGGAGGACGCTTGGCCACGAAGCTGACCGTCGGAACGGGGACGAAGAAGCGTCGGCTGACGGCGGCGACACTGCCCGTGTTGGAGGAGTTGGACGCGCAGGTGCTCGACGGCGGAGCCTGGCAGGTGATCGGTGAGGTCAGGATCCCTGCCGGCGGTCACGCCTGGCGGCTCGTTCCGGTGGCCAAGTTCGACGTGCGTTCCGGCCCTCGTCCCACCATCGCGTGGGCCGAGCTCGTGGGAGTCGACAACTGCCAGGTCGTGGACGGCACCCTGCGGTTCACCGATGGGGCACGCTCCGCGACCTTCCGAGGCGTGACCGACCCCACCACGCACGCCGTCAGGACGAGTCTGAGCGGTCTCGTCGTCGAACTGCGCACCGGTGAAGGAGAGTCGCGCGCATGA
- a CDS encoding DEAD/DEAH box helicase, with the protein MSRKRGGQIGRFGVGVKSVLVVTDAPQFFSRTGSFGFDREWAYGKIRSVPEVTARLGEKFEAPVLRMARPLDETTERAADPVLDELLGWATTVVRLPLLDGAADRLGQDMHGGQSAGGREEFPIGFQLFSPHVAKVILEDRRPRPVVRRTLTVEREQELHTVREERPGRQPSAGKWRVFTLTHEPTATARSSAGELHDRVALDISWAVREYEKDTTTGLLSSPKGRGRFWSFFPTKYEMTLSGILNGAWKTNEDRQNLLDSSPFNQEMIQVAARLVVESLPGLAPAEDPAAYLPLLPGRTRESETVSWADRYLTERIWEATAHCPSLPDQDGRLQVPRDLNVHPSLGKDNKSLVRWLTMWNSYPGRPTNWLHPSVEATDLRAGKVEHILKAAKRGRASVREWLEALVADGTAEASATAVRIIADMIQSSSPYVEEARTAKIVLTEDHGMVAPVVGKVFRRTDQDGLRESLVYVDAALSDDPSLASALAVLGIRDADVRGRFVSVLEQGFDSYGPQEWTRFWELFHQAGSNHLSHEVVRRVPTPLSTLYVRTADGRFRPMRDCLLPGPVVTPESDPSVAVDARFHSDDMAFFREVGLRDRPTGGHRPEEEPWFEQYREVMHKAYCATLPNQASRPTLSRIRLEGAAVGGPLHLLPGLSDEARAKFLQVLSDDALVDNWTLQVGAQVSTRRAVASPMRWMLKRHGLVPTSQGIRPIGEAVGPQLTAYSDVLPVAQISAEKARKLRLAVSVEDVPDSFWSQLIDKLQQSEDDVFVGNTYVLLTRLEVSFPDDSLTRCRIGDAWGTRPDGEIAVASSQEEYRTLRSEGLPALLTASAEDAALLVKQWGMLPYADVISRETRHEPVGEAVPLKEVYPTLRQLRGSQVDQYTLQRCSVLEEVTRTPNGMRPRTLNSSLQGSTILVLDPVTPLETLMAVDRELQWRMGEHGCRQVLEAQRRQEEDQKVKSALKAVREADDVVTKLLLLLGAETLRDRLPAGLMDGERAENGGAEPDGYRIAQMAFNAHGDGILQVHARDLQSLYPAQAPSSFTGASTAVAFVADLRFPDAFAGFRAPSLEPRIDVDGPRHFPRLHDYQERLAANVFAMLDRIVPQRGMLSLPTGAGKTRVTAEAVIRWVKQEKQLDGPILWIAQTEELCEQAVQSWKFVWEKVGAETPLAINRLWSTNEAAPVTDRPQLVVATDAKLQQPNCLAADSYAWLRDAALVIIDEAHTAITPRYTEILAHLGLTASRTDRHLLGLTATPYRNTNDDETRRLVNRFGGRGRRLDDDVFPGGDAYAELQRLGMLAQVEHRLLPGGTITLTREEKQRAEQLSILSRAAEQRLADDHDRSTRIIAEISAMPEDWPVLVFATSVDHAKYLAAKLRDLDITAAAVDSTTSASDRRRRIDGFRTGRTRVLTNYGVLTQGFDAPATRAVVVARPVYSPNVYQQMIGRGLRGPLNGGKETCLILNVRDNIQNFDTALAFTQFEHLWSSK; encoded by the coding sequence ATGTCGCGTAAGCGTGGCGGCCAGATCGGTCGTTTCGGTGTAGGCGTCAAATCCGTTCTCGTGGTGACCGACGCCCCGCAGTTCTTCAGCCGTACGGGCTCCTTCGGTTTCGATCGCGAGTGGGCCTACGGAAAGATTCGTTCCGTTCCCGAGGTCACGGCCCGTCTCGGCGAGAAGTTCGAGGCTCCGGTGCTGCGCATGGCCCGTCCGTTGGACGAGACCACCGAGCGTGCCGCCGACCCCGTCCTCGACGAACTCCTCGGCTGGGCCACCACCGTCGTCCGGCTCCCGCTGCTCGACGGCGCCGCCGATCGGCTCGGCCAGGATATGCACGGTGGGCAGTCGGCCGGTGGCCGTGAGGAGTTTCCCATCGGGTTCCAGCTTTTCTCACCGCACGTCGCCAAGGTGATCCTGGAGGACCGTCGTCCGCGCCCCGTCGTACGGCGGACCCTCACCGTGGAACGTGAGCAGGAGCTGCACACCGTACGTGAGGAGCGACCCGGTCGGCAGCCTTCGGCCGGCAAGTGGCGGGTGTTCACCCTCACCCACGAGCCGACCGCCACCGCCCGTTCCAGCGCGGGCGAGTTGCACGACCGCGTCGCCCTCGACATCTCGTGGGCCGTGCGCGAGTACGAGAAGGACACCACCACCGGGCTCCTGTCCTCGCCCAAGGGGCGGGGCAGATTCTGGTCGTTCTTCCCGACCAAGTACGAGATGACGCTGAGCGGAATCCTCAACGGAGCGTGGAAGACCAATGAGGACCGACAAAACCTGTTGGATTCCTCTCCGTTCAACCAGGAGATGATCCAGGTGGCAGCTCGTCTGGTGGTCGAGTCGCTGCCCGGGCTGGCACCTGCCGAGGACCCGGCCGCGTACCTTCCCCTCCTCCCCGGACGTACCCGCGAGTCGGAGACCGTCAGTTGGGCAGACCGCTACCTCACCGAACGGATCTGGGAGGCCACCGCCCATTGCCCTTCGCTGCCGGACCAGGACGGCCGGCTGCAGGTGCCCCGCGACCTGAACGTCCACCCGTCGCTCGGCAAGGACAACAAGTCGCTGGTCCGCTGGCTGACCATGTGGAACTCGTACCCCGGCCGGCCCACGAACTGGCTGCACCCGTCCGTGGAGGCCACGGACCTTCGCGCCGGCAAGGTGGAGCACATTCTCAAGGCCGCCAAGCGCGGACGAGCTTCGGTGCGGGAATGGTTGGAGGCCCTGGTGGCGGACGGCACCGCCGAGGCGTCCGCCACCGCCGTCCGCATCATCGCCGACATGATCCAGTCGTCCTCGCCGTACGTGGAGGAGGCCCGCACGGCGAAGATCGTGCTGACCGAGGACCACGGCATGGTGGCCCCGGTCGTGGGCAAGGTGTTCCGCCGCACGGACCAGGACGGACTGCGCGAATCCCTCGTGTACGTCGACGCCGCCCTGTCCGACGATCCGTCGCTCGCGAGCGCCCTCGCCGTGCTCGGGATCCGTGACGCGGACGTGCGGGGCCGCTTCGTCAGCGTCCTGGAGCAGGGCTTCGACTCGTACGGCCCTCAGGAGTGGACCCGGTTCTGGGAACTGTTCCACCAGGCCGGAAGCAACCACCTGTCGCACGAGGTGGTCCGGCGCGTTCCCACCCCCCTGTCAACGCTGTACGTGCGCACCGCGGACGGCCGTTTCCGACCGATGCGTGACTGTCTTCTCCCCGGCCCCGTCGTGACGCCGGAATCGGATCCTTCCGTCGCCGTCGACGCCCGTTTCCACTCCGATGACATGGCCTTCTTCCGCGAGGTGGGGCTGCGCGACCGGCCCACGGGGGGACACCGTCCCGAGGAGGAGCCGTGGTTCGAGCAGTACCGCGAGGTCATGCACAAGGCGTACTGCGCGACCCTGCCCAACCAGGCATCCCGTCCGACGCTCTCTCGGATAAGACTGGAGGGCGCCGCGGTCGGCGGACCGTTGCACCTGTTGCCCGGACTCTCGGATGAGGCCAGGGCCAAATTCCTGCAGGTGTTGTCCGACGACGCTCTCGTCGACAACTGGACGCTGCAGGTCGGGGCACAGGTCAGCACCCGTCGGGCCGTGGCCTCGCCGATGCGCTGGATGCTCAAGCGACACGGCCTCGTCCCGACCTCGCAGGGGATCCGTCCGATCGGCGAAGCGGTCGGTCCTCAGCTCACGGCATACAGCGATGTGCTGCCGGTCGCACAGATCAGCGCCGAGAAGGCCCGCAAGCTCCGTCTCGCCGTGAGCGTCGAGGACGTGCCCGACTCGTTCTGGAGTCAACTCATCGACAAGCTCCAGCAGAGCGAGGACGACGTGTTCGTCGGCAACACGTACGTGCTTCTGACCCGCCTGGAGGTGTCCTTCCCGGACGACTCGCTCACCCGCTGTCGCATCGGTGACGCGTGGGGCACACGGCCGGACGGCGAGATCGCCGTCGCCTCGTCGCAGGAGGAGTATCGGACGCTGCGCTCCGAAGGACTGCCCGCCCTGCTGACCGCGTCGGCGGAGGACGCCGCACTGCTCGTCAAGCAGTGGGGGATGCTGCCGTACGCCGACGTGATCAGCCGTGAGACCCGTCATGAGCCCGTCGGCGAGGCGGTCCCGCTCAAGGAGGTGTACCCCACGCTGCGGCAGCTGCGCGGCTCACAGGTGGACCAGTACACGCTGCAGCGGTGCAGCGTCCTCGAAGAGGTGACGCGCACCCCCAACGGCATGCGTCCCCGGACGCTGAACAGCAGCCTGCAGGGATCCACGATCCTCGTGCTCGACCCCGTCACCCCGCTCGAAACCCTGATGGCCGTGGACCGTGAACTCCAGTGGCGCATGGGAGAGCACGGATGCAGGCAGGTGTTGGAGGCGCAGCGGCGTCAGGAGGAGGACCAGAAGGTCAAGAGCGCGCTGAAGGCCGTGCGCGAGGCCGACGACGTGGTGACCAAACTGCTGCTGCTGTTGGGGGCCGAAACCTTGCGGGACCGTCTCCCGGCCGGCCTGATGGACGGCGAGCGCGCGGAGAACGGTGGAGCCGAGCCCGACGGTTACCGCATCGCGCAGATGGCGTTCAACGCGCACGGGGACGGCATCCTGCAGGTCCATGCCCGTGACCTGCAGAGTCTCTACCCGGCCCAGGCCCCGTCATCGTTCACCGGCGCCTCCACCGCGGTGGCGTTCGTGGCGGACCTCCGTTTCCCCGATGCCTTCGCCGGATTCCGGGCACCGTCGTTGGAGCCTCGGATCGACGTGGACGGTCCGCGCCACTTCCCGCGACTGCACGACTACCAGGAGCGGCTGGCCGCCAACGTCTTCGCCATGCTGGACCGGATCGTCCCGCAGCGCGGCATGCTGTCCCTGCCGACCGGCGCGGGTAAGACACGCGTCACGGCCGAGGCAGTGATCCGTTGGGTGAAACAGGAGAAGCAGCTCGACGGTCCGATCCTGTGGATCGCTCAAACCGAGGAGTTGTGCGAACAGGCAGTCCAGAGTTGGAAGTTCGTCTGGGAGAAGGTCGGAGCCGAGACACCACTGGCGATCAACCGACTGTGGTCGACGAACGAGGCGGCCCCCGTCACCGACCGACCGCAGCTGGTCGTCGCCACGGACGCCAAGCTCCAGCAGCCGAACTGTCTCGCCGCCGACTCCTACGCCTGGTTGCGTGACGCCGCCCTCGTCATCATCGACGAGGCACACACCGCGATCACGCCCCGCTACACCGAGATCCTGGCGCACCTGGGCCTGACAGCCTCACGCACCGACCGTCATCTCCTGGGGCTCACCGCGACGCCGTACCGCAACACCAACGATGACGAGACGCGTCGCCTGGTCAACCGCTTCGGTGGCCGTGGCCGGCGTCTGGACGACGACGTCTTCCCTGGCGGAGACGCCTACGCCGAACTCCAGAGGCTCGGCATGCTGGCACAGGTCGAGCATCGGCTCCTGCCGGGCGGAACGATCACCCTGACCCGTGAGGAGAAGCAGCGCGCCGAACAGTTGAGCATCCTGTCCAGGGCGGCCGAGCAGCGCCTCGCCGACGACCACGACCGCAGCACCCGCATCATCGCCGAGATCTCGGCCATG